A window of the Streptomyces sp. JB150 genome harbors these coding sequences:
- a CDS encoding NAD(P)-binding protein, protein MHRITVIGGGFAGLTAAITAAEAGAKVTVHEAHHTLGGRARTAEGPYRTNEGPHALYSGGPHWTWLRQRGLLGPLAPIPPLEAARLRLRHHGALRRTPPFAMLKLLRPGARQAPADTDFLTWATAQAGEEGARAAAHYAAVALFHHDPGSLSAAFVQERLRRATKLPPEAHYPRGGWGGLIDRMAGRAWNLGVRIETLSRVDTLPTDTPVIVATSLDAARRLLGDDSLTWPSGRTALIDLAVRTRRGDAFIVSDLDAPGWLERFTAQDRTLAPAGEQLVQGQFPIGPHESRADGVARAEQLLDLAFEGWRERVTWRREAVANGRTGAVDLPGTTWRDRPAIDRGDGVYLAGDQVAAPGVLAEVSFTSALTAVSLALGRHGSRALDLKRA, encoded by the coding sequence ATGCACCGCATCACCGTCATCGGAGGCGGCTTCGCCGGACTCACCGCGGCGATCACCGCGGCCGAGGCGGGCGCCAAGGTCACCGTCCACGAGGCGCACCACACGCTCGGCGGGCGAGCCCGGACCGCGGAGGGGCCGTACCGGACCAACGAGGGCCCGCACGCGCTCTACAGCGGCGGCCCGCACTGGACCTGGCTGCGGCAGCGCGGCCTGCTCGGCCCGCTCGCCCCGATCCCGCCCCTGGAGGCCGCCCGGCTGCGGCTGCGCCACCACGGCGCGCTGCGCCGCACCCCGCCGTTCGCGATGCTGAAGCTGCTGCGCCCCGGCGCCCGGCAGGCCCCGGCCGACACCGACTTCCTGACCTGGGCGACCGCGCAGGCCGGCGAGGAGGGCGCCCGCGCGGCCGCCCACTACGCCGCCGTCGCCCTGTTCCACCACGACCCCGGCTCCCTGTCCGCGGCGTTCGTGCAGGAACGACTGCGCCGGGCCACCAAGCTGCCGCCGGAGGCGCACTACCCGCGCGGCGGCTGGGGCGGCCTGATCGACCGGATGGCCGGGCGCGCCTGGAACCTGGGGGTGCGGATCGAGACGCTGTCCCGCGTGGACACCCTGCCCACCGACACACCCGTCATCGTCGCCACCTCCCTGGACGCGGCCCGCCGCCTGCTCGGCGACGACTCGCTGACCTGGCCGAGCGGCCGTACGGCGCTGATCGACCTGGCGGTGCGCACCCGGCGCGGTGACGCGTTCATCGTCTCCGACCTGGACGCGCCGGGTTGGCTGGAGCGGTTCACCGCGCAGGACCGCACCCTCGCCCCGGCGGGCGAGCAGCTGGTCCAGGGGCAGTTCCCCATCGGTCCGCACGAGTCCCGCGCGGACGGCGTCGCCCGCGCCGAACAGCTGCTGGACCTGGCCTTCGAGGGCTGGCGCGAGCGCGTCACCTGGCGGCGCGAGGCGGTCGCGAACGGCCGTACCGGAGCCGTCGACCTGCCGGGCACGACCTGGCGGGACCGTCCGGCGATCGACCGCGGCGACGGCGTGTACCTCGCGGGCGACCAGGTGGCGGCGCCGGGCGTGCTGGCGGAGGTGTCGTTCACGAGCGCGCTGACGGCGGTGTCGCTGGCGCTCGGCCGGCACGGATCGCGAGCCCTTGACCTCAAGCGCGCTTGA
- a CDS encoding pentapeptide repeat-containing protein, which yields MDGVRNVSDVKPARRPELRLPPLEPYGGVGLEADGDYDGVEFRGGDLTGQDGAGARFMDCALTSCTLTETRLRKARFLDSAVTGVQGVGTDLAEATLRDVEVTEPRLGGVQLHGAVLERVVIRGGKLDYLNLRTARLRDVVFENCVLVEPDFGGARLERVEFAGCAVKGADFTAATLKDVDLRGAEPLEIAGGVDRLSGAVISPGQLMDLAEVFAAALGVRVRVG from the coding sequence ATGGACGGGGTGCGGAACGTGAGCGATGTGAAGCCGGCGCGCAGGCCGGAGCTGCGGCTGCCGCCGCTGGAGCCGTACGGCGGCGTCGGGCTGGAAGCGGACGGGGACTACGACGGCGTGGAGTTCCGCGGCGGCGACCTCACCGGTCAGGACGGTGCCGGGGCCCGCTTCATGGACTGCGCGCTCACCTCCTGCACCCTGACCGAGACCCGGCTGAGAAAGGCCCGCTTCCTCGACTCGGCCGTCACCGGCGTGCAGGGCGTCGGCACGGACCTGGCGGAGGCGACGCTGCGGGACGTGGAGGTCACGGAACCCCGGCTCGGCGGCGTCCAGCTGCACGGGGCGGTGCTGGAGCGGGTGGTGATCCGGGGCGGCAAGCTCGACTACCTCAACCTGCGCACGGCGCGGCTGAGAGACGTCGTCTTCGAGAACTGCGTCCTGGTCGAACCCGACTTCGGCGGTGCCCGCCTGGAGCGCGTCGAGTTCGCGGGCTGCGCCGTGAAGGGCGCCGACTTCACCGCGGCGACCCTCAAGGACGTCGACCTGCGCGGCGCCGAGCCCCTGGAGATCGCGGGCGGGGTGGACCGCCTGTCGGGCGCGGTCATCAGCCCCGGCCAACTGATGGACCTGGCGGAAGTGTTCGCGGCGGCGCTGGGGGTGCGCGTGCGGGTGGGCTAG